The following nucleotide sequence is from Streptomyces bathyalis.
ACACCACTCACGCCCTGCGCCACACCGGCACGGGACACGAGTTCGACGTGCGCGGCTGCATCGAGGCGCTCCAGCGGTACGCGGACGAGGGGCTGCCGGTACGGATCCTCGGTTTCCCGGCCTTCCTCCACTTCACCCTGGAGCGGATGCGGTCGCTGGGCATCCCTCCGGTGCAGCTGCCGCCCGGCTCGCTCGTCGTGCTCGGCGGCGGCTGGAAGGGCCACGCCGACCGGCAGATCGGCAAGGACGCCTTCTACGCGGAGGTCACCGAGTATCTGGGCATTCCCTGCGAGAGGATCCGCGACACCTTCGGGTCCGTGGAGCACTGCGTGCCCTACGTGGAGTGCGAACGGCACCGGCTGCACGTTCCGGTGTGGTCCCGTGCCGCCGTACGCGACACCGCCACCCTCGAGCCGCTTCCCCACGGTGAGCGCGGCTACCTCCACCTCGTCTCCCCGTACATCACCTCGGTCCCGGCGCAGAGCGTGCTCATGGGCGACCTCGCCTCGCTGCACCCCGGCGAGGAATGCGGCTGCGCCCAGCCGACCCCCTGGTTCACCGTCCACGGCAGGGCCGGAGTGAGCCGCAATCGCAGCTGTGCGGTGGCCGCCGCCGAACTTCTGAAGGGAATGTCATGACCAGCGCGCCGAACACCGGAGCGACCAGCGGACTCCACCTGTGGCAGGGCACGTTCATCGACGACGCGAAGGTCACCGAGCTCCTCGCCGACCTGCCCGCCCTCACCGAGCGCACGATGGCGGAGCAGCTGCCCACCGACGTCGTGCTGAGCGCGTGCGACCGGCTCTCCGAGGCACTGCTCACCCCCGGTGACCCGGTTCACGCCCGGCTGACGGACTGTCTCGCCGAGAGCGGCACGGAACCGGAGCAGGCGGCTTCCCTGCTCGCCGAGTTGGCCCAGGCGCTCGGCCGCCCGGCGCTGGAGCGCAAGCTCCACCGCGAACTCGGCGGACTCCACCCGGAGCGGTTCACCCGGCCCGACGCCCGGGAGACCGTCTACGAGGCGTGGGCGCCGCTCGGCCTCGTCGTGCACATCGCACCGGGCAACGCGGCGGGCGTGGCTCCGCTGAGCGTCGTCGAGGGACTGCTGACCGGCAACCTCAACGTGCTGAAGACGAGCAGCTCCGACAC
It contains:
- a CDS encoding acyl-protein synthase; translated protein: MNRHLRPVEVPDPASLRHVQQLCDLAAPYEQGPETDALFAAAMAESNAWHAERSAFFRSLLIDEPGTPSPDVGTDVRAPLVHANFFKRHEVLSVPRDEVFLHLTSSGTTGQKSQMFFDEWTIRSAQRMVARVFDHYGWITPDQPVNYLLYSYEPAPQLKLGTSFTDNYLCDFAPARDTTHALRHTGTGHEFDVRGCIEALQRYADEGLPVRILGFPAFLHFTLERMRSLGIPPVQLPPGSLVVLGGGWKGHADRQIGKDAFYAEVTEYLGIPCERIRDTFGSVEHCVPYVECERHRLHVPVWSRAAVRDTATLEPLPHGERGYLHLVSPYITSVPAQSVLMGDLASLHPGEECGCAQPTPWFTVHGRAGVSRNRSCAVAAAELLKGMS